The Kryptolebias marmoratus isolate JLee-2015 linkage group LG7, ASM164957v2, whole genome shotgun sequence region ATTGTTCAGTGTTAAtatgggtcacagaaagttggactttgcaTGTTTGAACTGTCATTTTGaaaccttgttttgttttttttttacagttttatgatttttctatTTTGAGGCGTACTTTTCggtctgtatttttttgtccGCCTGTCATTAACGGCAGCGAGAGAGCggcagacacaggtgtgtggttaccgtggAGACCATAATGAGCTACTGGCACCAGCTTTCACATTTTTTGGCTCTATTTACTCTTCTCATACAATTTATACGTCAAAACCCAGGAAGTTTTTCGCAGCTTAGGTTATTACTTATGctggaatttttatttttaattttttttattattttcattttatattaaagatgtAGGTTTGGAGATCCAGCATGTTCACGGGTGAACACATTTAGAATTCTTTTGTCTGCACACGTTCTTGTCCTCACGTAGTTAAAAACCACTTCTTACTTTCAGTTTGACGACTTGTTGACAACGTCTGTCTACTTTTTCTGTGAGTCTCAGAGCCACTAAAGAGACgtacagatgtttaaaaacgTTCATCAAAACTTTATCAGAACATGGCGAGCTTAAGAGCTCGTTTTGTTCACGccagctatgacttttagtcATGGTACGTCACACATTGTAGAcacttttagtaaaaaaatacaagaaaaagtTAATGGAGATGAATGGGAGTTTGGTAAAACATGAGGAAACCCAGCCTTCTTTAGAGCTTTATGGCTCCGATATCCTTTACAGTAGAAACATTGTTCAGTGTTTAtgtgggtcacagaaagttggactttgcaTGTTTGAACTGTCATTTTGAAACCttatcttgttttggttttgttttgtgttacagttttatgatttttctatttttccacAGACTGCTCTCCTGTcagctgatgatgtcacactgtAACTTTTGAATTGTCTAAAATTCTCAAATACTTTGAAAACAACGCGTTTTATTTGCAAAACTCTTTTTAGTACTCTTCTTTCACTCAGCGTgcctctcactgctgtaggactcatgtttttttctcaaacccGATCAAAATGCAGCCATTCTTCTACAGATTCAATTACATTTTAGCTCCAAGTCCTCTcttcaaaaccaaaagtcaaGCATCTTTTTAATCTGTCGTATCTCCTTCATAAAACccagcagaaacacaagaatTCACATATGTGTCCATTAGAGTCTTCTGTCGCTCACGGTTTAATTTTTGAGCTAGGGTTTGTAGTTTTGGCACAGCGACAGATTGTTTTTGAGGTGTACTTTTCGGTCTGTATTTTTTCGTCCGCCTGTCATTAGTGGCAGTGAGAGAGCggcagacacaggtgtgtggttaccgtggAGACCGTAATGAACCACACTTCTTGTCTCTAATTAAACTTCTTGTTCCGTTTATACGTCAAAACCCAGGAAGTTTTTTCCCCAAGTTAAGTTGGAAATcttttcaaattttcttttttattatttttattttgtattaaagaTGTAAGTTTGGAGATGCAGCATGTTTGCAGCAGGTGTGTTTCTGAGcagcaggggggaaaaaacaggagaaataagCAAAAGTTTTGgcgctttttaaaaaaaaaagttttgtttttaaatcagcgAGCTGCGTGAACGCGCCTCCCTGGCTGCGCGCGGCCCCGATAGGCGGAGCCTGTATTTGAGCAGCGCAGGCAGGCgcagcttctgcagctgtcagaaAGCTCCACACACAGCTCCCAGGAACCACAGCAGGAACCACACCGGAACggtaagttgttgtttttgttttcttaaacatttcCAGCCCGAAGCGGCCactttcctcccctcctccccctcctcctccggcTCCCCTCAGCGGAGCCTCCGGGCGGCCGCGGCCGGACTCCGGACCTGTTCGGGCGGACACGGAGCCCGGGCTGGTCCCCgcccctcttcctccttctccggGAGCAACGAGCGGAGCTTTTGTCCCAAACCGGAGAGGAGTTAAAGCCGAGCAGGGCGAGGCCGCAGGTTCGACTCCTGCTCCGGTTTGTCTGCATTCTTCCCGTGTGTCACAAGACttattgttttcttattgttttttaaccaaagtGAAGTTCGCTGAAGTTGCTTGCCAAAGTTCAATATCCGCTCCCGCTGCCTCGGGTGGACAAATTTCctccattttatttgtttattatcatttatttattggtctGGTGTtcagtttttccacatttttctcTCCAGGTTAGACCTAAGTTGGCCAAAGTGGcctcaaaagctgctttttaatgtctaaaaaaacaaaacaaaaccataacaaaaGGACCTAAACTGACTTGTCTTTACTCTTATAGTTACTAAAAAGGAAACCGCAGATTTACTTCCAGGCCCTAATTCCAACAAGTTGGTgtgaaagtataaaaaaaaaaatctcaccaACCCTATCTTATTCAGAATGGAATATAGTAAAGAAATCGTTTATTTAAAGTAAGAAAGTTCagataaatgtgcttttttttgttgtattataACCTGTATCCACTTTCCTGCATTGATGGAGTCCTTCCAGATGTGTAAACTGGCCTGTGCCAtaagcactaatgcacccccataccatcagagaggcaggtatTTGCCTCAGAACAGAACCAGGGAACCaggacctggttttaatgcagtggcccccaAAATCTGCCCAGTTTTCTGATCAGGGACTTGACTTTGAAACTGTTgcactatttttagatttagattagattttatttattttttattcagaccGGTGAACCCCTGCCTGTTTTTACTTCCGCTTCGACCCCAGTCCTCTCCCTGACCCGTTGCAGatgttcctccagctgtttccttctccctttttttttttttttgacatgttcCTGCCTTCAAACACATAATCTTCCTCTGGTTTCCCTACCTCTGTGTTTCGACACGCGACGCGTTCTACCGCGCTCCGTTTTGACTAAAATAcgggtttgtgagatttgcaaatgatcgcatttctgttttttttcttttttcctttacaCAGCGTCCCAACTGTTTTAGAATCAGgagtgtatttatttgttggGGTTTGTTGAATCAGCcggttctaaaaaaaaatggggcTTGTACTTCTTCGAGATCAGGCTTTagaagatttgttttgttcttgttacACGTGGGGGTTCTGAACGACGGGGAAATTCAGGATCCGAACAGGTTCCTGTCTGGCGCCGGTCAGACATTTTTACCAGactgcttaaaaataaacaaaaagcaccCATGAAACCAGGCAGGTTCTGTTATTTATGATTACATGGACACTTTGACTTAGTTAATTAGCACTTGTTTAATTGAAAGTAGACTGAGAATTGCATCTGAAATGGGACAGATCAGCTCTTCTGAAGCGAGGATCTGTAGAAAAGTTACgagcaataaatatcttacctgttgtgggtAGCTCTCCGAACGACCTCAGTTTTGGATTCAGTGCAGATACTCGCTGTAAGAACATCACAGtattagttttttagttttgtctccTCGGATAGTTGCACTCGTGTTTCGGTCTGTTTCGGGAGGACGACCGATCACTCTTTGGGAATGTTCCGATGAGATCTGAGCTCAATTAGAGGCCTTTTGTCGGCACATACTTTCTTCTTGTCCTCAGGTGGTTGAAGGACTTGTTgaaaacttctctttttttttcttctccttcttctttaaGTCTCTGCAGGTTCGAGTCCTCGTTGATCGATCATGACGAGCACCATCGTTAGACGCGTTCAGAATGTCCCTCGGCCTTCAACACCGACGCTAGGTAGGAGTCCGTCGCATCGGAGGCGCACGTTTTCACGTCGCGCTCCTCATCGTgtgtaaaaatgtgcttttttttcttttttttttttccccctcttgcAGCGTTTTCAAAGGTGGGTGTTTGCATCCTGCCCATTGCTCAGATAGCGATCGGTGAGTCTCAGAGCCCCTATTGTTTGAAAATGGCGacctttgtttctgtttgacgCCAGCTGAGTTACTTTTCTTGCTCCCTGAAGACGTTTGCCGTCTCGTCCTGGGAGATTTTGATGTTTCAAACTGAGAAAGTGTGGCGTTCCCAGCTTTAAAGCCGCAGCGAGTTGCTTCCTTTACGTGAGCTGAGCCCACgtgcaaatcactctccctcctGATGGTCAATAAAAGACCCCCCCCCNNNNNNNNNNNNNNNNNNNNNNNNNNNNNNNNNNNNNNNNNNNNNNNNNNNNggggggggggggggggtttacCTCCCGTGTAAATCGATGCGGTTTTAAAGCTCGGAGCTCCGCCCCTGAAATCTCCTCAGGTGAGAAGCAAACGGTCAGTAACACCCCGTCGTCCCTCTTCCGTCCACCAGGGGCAGTGTACCTGAAGGAGTGCCCCCGCCAACCCTACATCCCCATCTACCTGATCGTGGTGGGGGTCTTCGGCCTGGCTCTGGGGATCCTGTCGTGTCTGCCCTGCGCCCAGAAGTCCGAAAACAGCGAGAACAACCCTCTGAGCTGCATCTGCACCGCGTGGAACTCGCTGTCgtccctcttcctcttctgctGGTTCATCGCAGGTGAGCGATTCCCGGGGGGGGCTCGTTGGGCTCGTTTCTGGTGACCTGGCAACTTGTGTCAATATGGCCGTTCTCTGCGAGCGCCCCGCTCTAAATATACACCGGTGAGGTTAAAGTTTAACCAGTGAGACGCTGACACAAAGGTCCTGAAGAGCACGGCAGGATAACGAGAGGCTCCGTTTCTGTTtccaaatatttagaaaaaaaaaaaaaaagtcaaagttttccaaaataaattcCAGGATTTTTCACGTAGTCGCTCATAAAAGATGGAGGATGACGACGCGTCTCCGTGCATTTCCGACATAAAAGCTGTTCGACTGGCAAACAGGGTTCCCACGGGTCCTTGAAATCCTTGAAAGGTTgtgaatttttgaaaaaaataagttcaaGGCCCTGGAAGGTTTttgaaaacagccaaaaaaaaaaaaaaaaaaaaaaagagacccgCTCTTGAAAGTCCTCGAATTTTTGTTTGGCATTTGAAATCTAACATTAATGGCGACCGCTGTCGACGTGTCACATACGAAATATAGTCAGTAAtctgttgggggggggggatttttactttacaaatgaCTGACATTCAggggttcacgagatatttcgctaacaggcgGACTGCGTTGATCCCAGTAGATAAAGGTTTTAAGCTCAGCTCTCGTTCAGTCAGTTAGAGGTCAGAGTtcaagttggggatcagtctcagccacCACCGCACCAAACTgaagctcagcatctgtaaaaggATTTGAGTTTTCCTTCAAtttcctcttaaaaaaaaaaaaaaaaaNTTCTGTGATAGAGTGATCGGAACACATacatgtttgtcacaaaaaacagtcataaaatttggttctttcataaatttattatgggtctgctgaaaatgtcaccaagTCTGCTGggtcaaaaatatacatacagcaACAAAATTTGTCAATTTTGGTGATGTAGCGAGTTGTGTCAATCAAATTAGCTTCATGTCATGGCCTCTTCACTTCTTGTAAGTGATTCTGATTGACTACAGCTGTTGACTTCTCATGAGCCCATTTAAATAGGGCTCATTTGACCCAGTGATTAGAGTCAGCTACAAAAGTTACAATGGGAAAGTCAAAGGAACTCAGTGTGGATCTGAAAAAGCGAATTATTGACTTGAACAAGTCAGGGAAGTCACTTGGAGCCATTTCAAAGCAGCTACAGGTCCCAAGAGCAACTGTGCAGACAATTATACGCAAGTATAAAGTGCATGGAACAGTTGTGTCACTGCCACGATCAGGAAGAAAACGCAAGCTATCACATGCTGCCGAGAGGAGATTGGTCAGGATGGTCAAGAGTCAACCAAGAATCACCAAGAAGCAGGTCTGCAAGGATTTGGAAGCTGATGGAACACAGGTGTCAGTCTCCACAGTCAAGCGTGTTTTACATCGCCATGGACTGAGAGGCTGCCGTGCAAGAAAGAAGCCCTTGCTCCAGAAAAGGCACCTTAAGACTCGGCTGAAGTTTGCTGCTGATCACATGGACAAAGATAAAACCTTCTGGAGGAAAGTTCTCTGGTCAGACGAAACAAAAATTGAGCTGTTTGGCCACAACACCCAGCAATATGTTTGGAGGAGAAAAGGTGAGGCCTTTAATCCCAGGAACACCATGCctactgtcaagcatggtggtggtagtattATGCTCTGgggatgttttgctgccagtGGAACTGGTTCTTTGCAGAAAGTAAATGGGATAATGAAGAAGGAGGATTACCTCCAAATTCTGCAGGAAAACTTAAAACCATCAGCCCGAAGGTTGGGTCTTGGGCGCAGTTGGGTGTTCCAACAagacaatgacccaaaacacacatcaaaagTGGTAAAGGAATG contains the following coding sequences:
- the LOC119617191 gene encoding transmembrane protein 272-like, encoding MTSTIVRRVQNVPRPSTPTLAFSKVGVCILPIAQIAIGAVYLKECPRQPYIPIYLIVVGVFGLALGILSCLPCAQKSENSENNPLSCICTAWNSLSSLFLFCWFIAGNVWIYSIYQPNYTKNETDLETYCNKTLYLFAFWSTTLIYILLGLFLVIGCCVLCCMMMCGVADADDDV